A segment of the Hallerella succinigenes genome:
CTCATCATTTCGACGCCGACGGACTTGCCAAATTTTGAACGTTTGCTCGGGGATGGAAGTGCGATGGGTCTGAACCTTTCGTATAAGGTGCAGCCTAGCCCAGATGGCCTTGCCCAGGCGTTCATTTTGGGTGAGGAATTCATTGGTGACGATTGCTGTGCGATGGTTCTCGGCGATAATATCTTCTACGGTAACGGCTTTAGTCCGCTGCTCAAGGCGGCGGTCAAGAATGCGGAAGAAAATGGCCGTGCTAGTATCTTCGGCTACTACGTTGAAGACCCGGAACGTTTTGGCGTTGTTGAATTCGACGCAAACGGCAAGGTCATTTCGGTCGAAGAAAAACCGAAGGAACCGATGAGCAATTACGCGATTACGGGTCTTTATTTTTACGACAACCGCGTTTGCAAATTTGCAAAGGAACAAAAACCGAGTGCTCGCGGTGAACTTGAAATTACCGATTTGAATAGAGTTTACCTGGAAAAGGGTGAACTGGATGTGAAACTTTTGGGCCGTGGATTTGCATGGCTCGACACAGGAACGATGGACAGCCTGATCGAAGCGGGCGATTTCGTTCGCATGGTTGAAAGCCGTCAGGGCATTCAGATCAGCGCGGTCGAAGAAATCGCTTACATCAATGGTTGGATCAGTAAGGAAAAACTCCTCGAAAGCGCTTCCAAGTATGGCAAGTCTCCTTACGGTCAGCACCTGCGCAAGGTTGCGGAAGGAAAAATTAAGTATTAAACAACGTGGACACTCCACGCTTCACACTCCACACTCCACACTATCCTAACAACTTTCTATTATGAAACGATCTATCATCATCACTGGCGGAGCTGGTTTTATCGGAAGTCATGTGGTACGCCTTTTTGTGAACAAGTACCCGGACTACAAGATCATCAATCTAGACAAGCTCACCTATGCGGGAAACCTCGCAAACCTGAAGGACATCGAAGACAAGCCGAACTACAAGTTCGTGAAGATGGACATCTGCGACTTCGACGCTTTCTACGAGCTCATGCAGAGTGAAAAAGTGGACGGCATTATTCACCTCGCCGCCGAAAGCCACGTGGACCGCTCCATCCAGGATCCGTTCACCTTTGCCAAGACGAACGTGATGGGTACGCTCAGTCTGCTCCAGGCGGCAAAGCTTTACTGGGAAAGCCTCCCGGAAAAGTATGAAGGCAAGCGCTTCTACCACATCTCGACCGACGAAGTTTACGGCGCTCTCAGCATGAGCCATCCGGAAGGCATTAAACCACCGTTTACGACGACCGCTTCGAGTTCCGAACATCATCTTGCTTACGGTGAAGACTTCTTCTACGAAACGACAAAGTACACGCCGCATTCCCCGTATTCCGCATCGAAGGCGGGCTCGGATCACTTTGTACGCGCTTTCCACGATACCTACGGCATGCCGACGATTGTCACGAACTGCTCGAACAACTACGGTCCATACCAGTTCCCGGAAAAGCTCATCCCGCTTTTCATCAACAACATTTGTCACAAGAAGCCTCTTCCGGTTTACGGCAAGGGTGAAAATGTGCGCGACTGGCTCTTTGTCGAAGATCACGCCCGCGCCATCGACATCATTTTCCACAACGGCAAGATCGCTGAAACCTACAACATCGGCGGCTTCAACGAATGGAAGAACATCGACATCATCAAGGTCGTAATCAAGACCGTCGACAAGCTTCTCGGTCGTGCAGAAGGGGAAGATCTGAACCTCATCACATACGTCACCGACCGCTTGGGCCACGACGCCCGCTACGCGATCGACTCGACAAAGCTCCAGAAGGAACTCGGCTGGGAACCCTCCCTCCAGTTCGAAGAAGGCATTGAAAAGACTGTCAAGTGGTATCTCGAGAACCAGGAATGGCTGGACAATATCACGAGTGGCGACTACGAAAAGTATTACGAAAAGATGTACGGGAACAAGTAACCCCTGACGTCTTAGAAGGTTTTAGGAGAATCGATCATGGGAAAGTTTAAGTTTATCGATACGGAAATTGAAGGCGTTAAAATTATTGAACCGACCGTTTTTGGCGATGCCCGCGGTTACTTCATGGAAACCTATAGCGAAAAAGAATTCGCAGAAAACGGTATCGATGTGAAGTTCGTTCAGGACAACGAATCCCGCAGCAAAAAAGGCGTTCTCCGCGGTCTGCATTTCCAAAAGCAGAACCCGCAGGGAAAGCTTGTGCGCGTTCTCGAAGGGGAAGTTTTTGACGTCGCTGTGGACCTGCGCAAAGCGAGCAAGACCTTTGGAAAATGGGTGGGCGTCACCCTTTCTGCAGAAAACAAAAAGCAGTTCTACATTCCGGAAGGTTTTGCTCATGGCTTTGCCGTTCTTTCGGAAACGGCGACCTTTGTGTACAAATGTACACGTCTTTATGCCCCGGGCGATGAAGGCGGTCTTATGTGGAACGATCCGCAGATTGGCATCCAGTGGCCGGTGAGCGAAGACTTTAAGCCTCTTTTGAGCGAAAAGGATACAAAGAACCCGACCCTTGCCAATTTAGATTGGACATTCTAATCGATAAAATTTTATTTTTCGCATAATGAAGAATATTCTTGTGCTCTGTACGGGAAACGTCTGTCGAAGCCCGACTGCGGAATACCTGTTGCGTAAATCTTTGGAAGGCGTGGATTGCATCGTCCAAAGCGCTGGAATGGGTGCAGTCGTTGACTCGCCTGCAGAACCGATGGCTCAAAAAGTCGCGCTCTCACACGGGCTCGATATTTCTGCGCATCGTTCGCGACAGGTGACGATGGATATGCTTAAGTGGGCGGATCTGGTTTTGGTGATGGAAAAAGCCCAAAAGATTCACCTGCTCGAACGTTACTCATGGTTGGATGGAAAAGTTTTCTGTTATGGAGACTCGATAAAAGTGGACGTTCCGGATCCGCATGGACGCCCGGAAAGCGCCTTTGTCATGGCTTGGAATTTTATTGAAAAATTGACGCCTTACTGGGCTCAAAAAATTTCTCATCACGAGGAATAGAATTTATGGCGATAGAAAAGAAGACTATACCGGTATCGACGAAGAATCCATGGTTGGATTTGCTTGAAGACCTGTGGAAGAATAAACTGTTGGTTTTTTCTTTTACCTTCGTTTTTGGCATTATCGGTATCGTTGTTGCTCTTTGGATTCGACCTATGTATGAAGCGAGTGCTTTGATTCAGGTGAAGACCAAGGGAGGCTCCCTTTCTGCAATGCTCGGGGATGTGGGTTCTTTATTAGGCATGGGCGGAAGCTCTGCGGAAACGGAAATCCAGCTGATGCAGAGTCGTCGCATTTTGGAAGAACTCATCGATTCTTTGGGACTTCATAACGAAGCCAACCCGACAGAGACCATAGATCGTTTCCTTCGAAAGGAGGGACGTGTGGATATCCGCTATATGAAGCTTCCGGATTCTTCTGCAGTGGCTCCGGAAATTCGAAGCAAACCATGGGTTTTGATTGCGGACGATTCTTTGAATTTCTCGTTTTACGATGCAGATATGTCAAAGGTTTTGTCTTGTTCGAAGGGCAAACTTTGCTCGGCTCCTTATCATGGAGACTCGGTTTCGATACTCGTTTCCGTGATGGATGTGAAAGCGGGACAAAAGTTCAATGTAACGCAGAAAATGATGGTCCGCGCGGTGAATGCGGTTTTGCAAAACCTGTCTATTTCGGAAGCGGCTAAGAAGACGGGCCTTTTGCATGTGTCCTTCCAGCATCAGTATATGGACAAGGCCGTGACGGTGGTTGACTCTTTGACGTCCATTTATCTTCGTTTGAATGAGGAATTCAGCTCTTCGGATATGAAGAATACTCTGGAACTTTTGGAAGACCAGCTGCCGATTGCACGCAAGACGCTGGACAGCTTGATGCTTAAACTCAACGAGTATCGTGAAAAAATCGGATCTGCGGATATCGCCGCCGAAACGAAGATTACGCTTGAATCTCAGGTCAAGCTTCAGCAGCAGATAATCCTTTTGGAACAGATGCGTGAAGAAAAGGCTCGCCTGTTTGACGCCTCGCACCCGCAGATCGTGACGATGGATAGGCAGATTGCATCTCTCAAAAGAGAAATGGCAAAGGCGAACTCGCAAACAAAAAAACTGCCGGAAACGCAACAAAAAATCCTGACGATGACTGCCGAAGCGCAGTTTGCTCAGACCGCTTATTCCGATCTTTTAAAACGCGTGGAGCAGCTTCGTTTGCTCGTCGCTGGTTCAGCAGAATCGGCTCAGATTGTGGACCATGCTGTGGCAGATCCGAAGCCTGTCAAGCCGAAGAGAAAGATGATCGTTCTCGCGTTCATTTTTGCAGGATTCTGTGCGGCGTTCGGATTTATTTCTTTGCGTAAAAAGATGAAGGGTGTAATTGACCCGTTCTTGGTTTCGAAGGCAACAGGCTTAAGCGTGTATTCTCTGATTGCGAAGGGCGAAAAAGAATCGCTTGAAGGACTTCATACTCTGCAACTTTCGCTTGAACTAGAAAGTTATGACAAAAATCGGATTCTTTGCTTTACGGGACTTTTGCCGCATGTCGGATGCTCTTTTGTCGCCGCTCAGATGGCGAAGCTTTTTGCAGAATCCGGTAAAAAGGTTTTGCTGATTGATGCAGATTTGCAAAAGGGAAATCTGGGCAGTTTGTTTGGCTTTGAACCTGCGGAAGGACTTGTGGATGTTCTCGCTGGGAAGAAGTCGATTTCGGCGGTTGTGAAGACGACTCAGACTCCGGGCTTGGACCTTCTTCTTTGCGGATACCATTTGCTATGCTCGGAAGGCGTTTTGGGAACGAAAAAGTTTGCCAACTTTATCAAGCTTGTCCGTGAAAGTTATGACATTGTTATTTTGGATACGCCGTCTTTGCAAAAGACAATGGATGTTTCGGTGGTGAGCCGTGAATTGGACGAAATCGTTCTGATTTTGGAATACGGTCGCCACAGCATGGATAGCATTCTGGAAGGGGTATCTCTCTTGTCTAAGACATCGACGCTTTCGAAGGTTATAGCCTTCAACAAGTGCGTTCTTCCGCAGAAAAAGAAAATTTAGGGAGTAATCAATGATGATCAATTTAATTTTATGTGGTGGATGCGGAACGCGTCTTTGGCCGGTTAGCCGGACTCTGATGCCGAAACAGTTCGCCAAGCTTTTTGATGGCAGTTCTCTTTTCCAGGGAACGGTCGTGACGAATTCGGTCGCATGCGAATCGCAGTATGTAATCAGCAATGCGGAGCAGTATTTCCTTGCCAAGGATCAGCTGTCGGAACTTCCGGAATGCGGTCACGATCCGCGTTTTATGCTGGAACCGGTGGGCCGTAATACAGCGCCTGCAATCGCTCTGGCGTGCCTTTCCTTGGATCCGAATGCGGTTGTTCTCGTTTCTCCGTCCGATCATGTGATCCGTAAAAAAGAAGCCTATTTGAAGGCTTTGGAAAAGGCGGAAAAGTTTGCGGAAGAAGGTTCCTTGGTCACATTCGGCATTACGCCGACAAGTCCGGAAACCGGCTACGGTTACATCGAAGCGGATGGCGAAAACGTTAAGCGTTTTGTGGAAAAGCCGAACCTGGAGAAGGCGAAGGAATACCTGCAGAGCGGTAACTTCTATTGGAACAGCGGCATTTTCTGCTTCAAGGTTTCCACGTTCCTTTCGGAACTCGAAAAGTACGCCCCGGACATGTTTATCGCATGCAAAGCGGCTCTTGCCAATGCGAAAAAGGAAAATCAGCTTCTTCGTGTCAATTACGAAGACATGATGGCTATTCCGGCTAATTCCATCGACTACGCGGTGATGGAAAAGTCCAAGAAGGTAAAGGTCGTCCCGTCGGATATCGGCTGGTCGGACCTCGGATCTTTCGACGCCCTTTATGGGGAATATCCGCATGATGAAGCGGGCAACAACGTGAACCCGAAGCATATTCCGGTCGGCACTACGAATTCCTTGGTCATCGGTCAGCAGCGCATGGTTGCGACGATCGATCTCGACAAGATGCTCGTGGTGGACACGCCGGATGCTCTTCTCGTCGCACCTCTCGCTTCGAGTCAGAAGGTGAAGTCGGTCGTTGAAAAACTCAAGTTCAAGAAGTCTCCGCTGACGGACGTTCCGCAGACGGTCAGCCGTCCGTGGGGCACTTATTCCGTTCTCGACGACAACGAACGTTACAAGATCAAGCGTATCGTGGTGAAGCCGGGTAAACGCCTTTCTTTGCAAAAGCATTTGCACCGCTCGGAACACTGGGTCGTGGTAAGCGGTACTGCTACTTGCACGGTTGGAGAGAAGATTTTCTACGTGCGTCCGAATGAATCGACTTATATCCCGGTGGGTGAAGTGCACCGTTTGCAGAATGACGGTAAGCTTCCCCTCGTCATCGTGGAAGTTCAGGTCGGTGAATATACGGGCGAAGATGATATCATCCGCATTCAGGACGACTTCAGGCGTTCGTAATTCGAACAAAGGAATTGAAAAAGGCTCCGCTTTTGCGGAGCCTTTTTTGTAAGCCTTGAAATTTTAGTTGGCGGTCGAATCTGTTGTCGATTCTGCAGAAGAATCGTCCGGGCCCATGTATTCGACAACGAAGACAAGCGTCGCGTTGCTCGGAATCGGACCTCCGCCGCGGTTGCCGTAGCCGAGTTCAGGCGGAATCACGAGGACTCTCTTTTCGCCCGGGAGCATGCCTTCGACACCCAAATCCCAGCCGCGGATCACGTTGCCCTTGCCGAGCGGGAAGTTGAAGATCTGGCCGCGTTCACGCGAACTGTCGAATTTTTTACCGTCGGAGAGGAAGCCTGTGTAATGCACACGGGCATTTTCGCCGGCGTGGATCGGTTCACCCTGGCCTTCTCGGATAATGCTGTATTTCAAACCTTCTGGGCCGTCCTTCAGATCGAGCTTTTCCACATCCGGGAAGAAGTCCATCGTTTCTGCAAGAGCTTCATCCACTTCGACATTCAGCATTTCCACGCGGAAGACGAGTGTCGAATTGGGCGGAATGGTGCTGTAAGACTTGGCTCCGTAACCCATCGATGGGCTGATTTTTAGCCAACGAACGGTTCCCGGCATCATACCGTCGAGACCGACTTCCCAGCCGTTGATCAAACGTCCACCGCCGAGGATTGTGGTTAAAGGCTTGCCGAAATCTTTAGAACTCGAGAACTTACGACCCGATGCAATCCAGCCTGTGTAGTGGGTTTGGATGCGGGTTCCTTGCGTTGCCTGCGTTCCTGCACCGACCTTTTCGTCCCAGTATTGAACGCCGTTTTCGAGCTTTTTCCACTTTGCCTTTTTGCTGTCGGCAAAGTTGTCCGGTTCAAGTGGCGGTTCTGCAGAAACGAGTTCCACTTCAAAGTAGAGGTCGGAGCGTGGGGGAATCGGGCCGATTTCACGGTCGCCGTAGGCGAGCTGGTAAGGGATTGAAAGTTTGCGGATTTCACCGATTTTCATGCCCAAAAGACCGCGTTCCCAGCCCGGAATCACTTGGCCTGCGCCTAAAGAGAATTCCAGCGGTTCGCCGCGATCATAAGAGTTGTCGAACATCGTCATCGCCGAGTCGGCCAAAAAGCTCTTATAATGGACGCGGATCAGCTGACCATTCTGAATCGGTTCACCAGAACCTTCTTTAACAGTGACAACTTCATACGGAATTGCCCACAGGCAAATCGGCAGAAGAAGGAGAAAAGCGAAAAATCTGTTTTTGGGCATGCGAACTCCTGAAGTGCAAATTAGAAAATGCTAGTTTTTTTGGACACAATCAGGTGGAATAACATGGATTTGACAATCATTTTCATGCTGGTGGCCATCGTTCTGCTCTCGCTGGTGCTTGCCGGCTTGGGTGCGTATGTGGTCATCCATAATTCGGATGAGAAGGAAAAGGAATCGAATGCTCCGGTTATCGATGTTTCCGGTCAGTATGCGGTCGTGGTCCGTCCTGCCCGCGAATCGATCGAGAAAGTGAAACCTTCCTTAAAAGAAATGGCTGAATGGCTCTCTACTACAGGCGCTAGTCCGGAAGAACAAGCTCGTTTGATTGAATCTTGGAACAAGAGTATTGATGACGTGGTGAAGGTAATTGACGAAGGCGACCGAAATGGGACCGTGACTTATCGTGTGGTGGTTGGTCCTAAGAGCAAGCCGTTTTGTAATTTTATGAGTGACGACAATTATATTACTCGGGAACAGATTCGGAATCACGCAGAAATTCTGCCACCCTATGTTCTCGGTTGCGATTGTCATTTGGTACCTAAGCTTCCTTGGGAAAATCCGGGTAAGGCGGGGTGGAAACCTCTTATTCCGGAAAATGGGGCGTATCGCGTTCCCGATTGGAGACACATTGCGTAAGACTCTACTGTTTGCTTCTCTTTTCTCGGTCGCCGCATTTGCAGCGAATTCAGCGATTATCACTCTAGAGATGCCGGTTGGCGCTCGTCAGCTCGGTATGGGTGAAACCGGCGTGGCTGTTGCGGATGACGCGGCGGCACTCTATTACAACCCGGCAGGCCTTGCCTTTGGCCCGCTTGCTAACGAATGGGAACTGTCCTTGGAACAGAAGTCGGAAAAGACTCCAGCTTTTACGACTCTCGCCGTCAAAAACCGTGCAGGGTTTTTTGAAAAGAGTGAAATTTGGGCAGGCACGAATAGCGGTATTCGCCATTACGATGGGGAACACTGGTCCGATTATCATGTCGTGACCCTTGAAGGTCAACAGAAGATCCGGGATGTCGTCCGCGTGTTTGCTGGTACGGAAGCGGGTCTGGATGAATACACGCGCAAGGTCAAGCAGTTTAACGATGTGCAGAATGACGTCGATGAATCCTATGTCCGCGACGTGATGATTCCCTGGAATTTGGTCGTCAGCGATACGGTGACCGCACTTCTGTATGAAGTCCGCACGGAAAAGCTCTGGGTGGGTACGCCGAAGGGACTCTTCCGCTTTGACGGCAAAACCTGGAAAAACTATTCCGCAGAACTGGGAACGCCGCGTATTACCGCCTTGGAAAATCAGGGCGCAACGCTTTGGATCGGTACGGATAACGGTCTTTTCTCTTACCGCAACGGAGTCGTGGAGCAGAAGGGTAAGGTCCTCCCGAGTCAAAAGATCAACGCTCTGGCGTGGTCGGATTTCAAGGGTGAACTTTATGTATCCGCAGACGGCGCTGGTATCGCTCGATTGATTCCGAAGAAGGGTTCAAGCGGAAAGGACCGCTGGAGCCTGTTCAACGAAGAAGACGGTCTCATGGATTTGCATGCGACGGCTTTGATCGTGGATTCTTCGGGGCACGTTTGGGCGGCTCATAACGGCGGTCTTTCTCACTTCAACTTGCGCAAGTGGGAACAGGTCAAGTTTGAAAGCAACATCGTGCACGATCTCGCTGTGGACGATGACGGAGCCATTTGGATTGCGACGGATAAGGGCGTCTGGCGTCATTTGCCGGACTATGCCACCGCGTCCGGTCGTAAGGCGGAACTCGAACGCAAGCCGGAAGACCGCGGAAACCAACAGTCGGAAGATGAATGGGAACATTTCCATTCCGGCAATGGACTTTCTTCGAACCGAGTCTGGGCGGTTTTACCGCAGGCGAATGACGTCTGGTTCAGTACGAGCGCAGGCATTGAACGTTATAAGGACGCGGACTACCAGCTCACCTTCTTCTATGAAAAGCTTCTTCCTGTCTTGAATATCCCGGACTTGTACCACTTGTTCGGCGGCATGACGATTCCTCTTGATGAATGGGGAACTTTGGGTGTGTCGGTAAACTTTGTTTCTTTCGGTGAAACGGTCGTTTCGACGGAAGATGATGCTGCAACAAATGCGAACAGCTCTGAAGTGGTCGGTGCCATCAGTTACGGCACCAAGTTGACGCAAAAGTCTTCTATTGGTCTGACGATCAAGTTCTTCTATTCGGACTTGAGTTCTGGTGCATCGACGAATGGCGAAGAAGCAACGACGTTCAGTTACGCGTTTGACGTGGGCTTCCTCCGTCGCGACTTCTTGATCGATGACTTGAGTGCGGCAATCGTTCTTGCCAATATCGGTCCGAGCGTTTATTACACGGACAAGTCCGATCAGGATCCGATTCCGCTTACCTGGCGTTTGGGACTTGCTTATGAAGTGGTGAACTCTTTGGACCATCGCCTGTTGATTGCGGCGGATTATAACCGTACGGTTGTTTACGACGATGATAAGGGCAATCCGGAACCGTTCTACACCGCAATGTGGAAAAGCTTGATCCATCCGGAACTCGGAGGCCATGGCGCAACGCGCTTTAAGAACTCTCTTCTTCAGGGCATTTTCAACATCGGTGTGGAATACACTTATTCCAATACGGTGGCGGTGCGAGCTGGTTACCTTTACGACAAAACGGGCAAGCGTAACGAAGTGGATCTGGGTCTTGGCGTGATGCTTTCCGATGTACTCGAATTCGATATTTCGACAATCAAGGACGTGGGCGAAAACGACGGCGTTCGTGACGGTCAGATGCGCTTTGGTGCAATCTTTAAGTTCTAAAGATTTGAAACATGGTTCCGGTTAATTATCAGCGTCAGATGGATGATATCATCCGTCGCTTGCAGAGCAAGGGAGAAGTTCCTTCGCTTTTGCTGCATTGCTGCTGTGCGCCGTGTTCAACCTATGTTCTGGAATATCTTTCGAATTATTTCCGCATTACGACTTTCTATTACAATCCGAACATTTTCCCGATTGAAGAATACAAACACCGTGTGGCGGAATTAAAGCGCTTTTCGGCAGAGTTTCCGGCGAAGCACCCGGTGAGTTTCCTCGAAGGAAATTATGAACCTGCACGCTATTATGCAGCTGTTAATGGACTTGAAAAAGAGCGCGAAGGCGGAGCCCGGTGTTATAAATGCTTTGAACTCCGATTGGGCGAAGCGGCAAAAGTAGCGAAAGAGCTCGGCATGGATTATTTCACGACGACGCTCACCATTAGCCCAATGAAAGATGCGGACGTGCTGAACCATATTGGTGAAGAAATGGGAAAGCTTTACGGAGTCAAGCATTTGCCGTCGAACTTTAAAAAGCGTAACGGCTTCCTCCGTTCCACGCAGCTTTGCAAGGAATACAATCTTTACCGCCAGTATTTTTGCGGATGCGTCTTTTCGAAAATGGAACGGGACCGTCAGATTGCAGAAGAAGAGGCGAAGGCTCGAGCCCTGGAACTGTCTTCTGTTCTTGTTTAACGTATTTTCAGCGTAGAATAGGGCGAAAAAAAGGCCTCCGCCGCAGCGGAGACCCTTCTCTCTTTGTAGGTTGAAACTTAGTGGATCGAGATACGCTGGGTGCTGTTCATCGAACCTGCATGGACGCGGACGATGTAGGAGCCGCTCTGCATCGATTCGAGCGAAACGGATTCGTTCACCTGGAAGAAACGCTTCAGTGCACGGCCCTGCATGTCGAACACTTCTACGGTGACAGGCGTTGCGGTGCTGACGTGGAGAGTTCTGCCGAGGACTGCAAGGTGCAGGCTCTGGGCTGTCTTGTCCGCGGCAATCGAAGTGCTTTGTTCATTGACAACGTTCAGGCTTATGGTAATGGTTTCGCCGTTCACCTTGATTGTTTCGGTGTAAGAACCTTCGGTGGCCCAGCTTTCTACAGTACCGGAAATCGTTACGCTGTTGCCTGCGTAGGTGAAGTTGATGTTGCCGATGGAGGCTAGGTTCCAAGTTTCACGGCTGAAGGATGTGACGTTCGTAATCGTGATGGTTTCGAAAGCGGTATTCTTGGCGACCGTCTGGTTAGTCGAACCGTTGATGACATAGCCTGCTGCAGAAATTGCAGAGGAGCTAGAAACGACGACGCTAGACGAAGATGTCGCGCTCGAACTGGAAACTGCATTGCTCGAGGAGGAGTTTGTGCTGGAGCTGGACTTCGCAGAGCTCGAAGAAGACGGAGATTCTACCGGGACAATCGCCATGCCCGAACAACGGACGTCATCTACATAGAGGTAATTGAGGCTGGGCTGGTTCCCCTTGATTTCCCAGGTGAGTTTTGCGATGCGCTTCTTGGAAAGAGTCACGTCATCTGCCCAGGATTCCTGAGCCAACATATCCCAGGGAATCGTCACGGTGGTCCAGGAAGTAGACGCCGTCTTGGTAATCTGGTGGTAACCGTAATCCTTGACCGCCGTATCCTCTGCCTTAAAGTTGTGGGCAGCACCCTTGTACTTGTATGTAATGGCGGTGCAAGAAGAAAGGTCGTAAGCGGTCTGGGTTTCGTTCAGGCCTACACCGAGAGCCACATAAGGATCGTACTTGTTGCCTCCCTGGGAAAGCGTGACTCCAGTAATACCCGCCACATAGCTGGTGGAGTTTCCGGTTGTAGAACCGGGAAGCACTACATTGTAACCGCCGTTCTTGCCGGGACCGTTTGTAATCGTAGAGGCGCCATCGTCGCCTTTGTCGGTATAGGCATACCATTCGCCGCCGGTAAAGGCGTAATTGTCCCCGTCTTCAAAGTCGTCAATGTAATCGGTGGTTCCTGCCGGCTGCACGTAGCTCGAGGAACTGGCCGCGGAGCTGCTGGAGGTTATTGTCGTGCCGCTGCAAGCCGTGTAGG
Coding sequences within it:
- the rfbA gene encoding glucose-1-phosphate thymidylyltransferase RfbA, with the protein product MKGIILAGGSGTRLYPLTMVTSKQLLPVYDKPMIYYPLSTLMLAGIRDILIISTPTDLPNFERLLGDGSAMGLNLSYKVQPSPDGLAQAFILGEEFIGDDCCAMVLGDNIFYGNGFSPLLKAAVKNAEENGRASIFGYYVEDPERFGVVEFDANGKVISVEEKPKEPMSNYAITGLYFYDNRVCKFAKEQKPSARGELEITDLNRVYLEKGELDVKLLGRGFAWLDTGTMDSLIEAGDFVRMVESRQGIQISAVEEIAYINGWISKEKLLESASKYGKSPYGQHLRKVAEGKIKY
- a CDS encoding dTDP-glucose 4,6-dehydratase, translating into MKRSIIITGGAGFIGSHVVRLFVNKYPDYKIINLDKLTYAGNLANLKDIEDKPNYKFVKMDICDFDAFYELMQSEKVDGIIHLAAESHVDRSIQDPFTFAKTNVMGTLSLLQAAKLYWESLPEKYEGKRFYHISTDEVYGALSMSHPEGIKPPFTTTASSSEHHLAYGEDFFYETTKYTPHSPYSASKAGSDHFVRAFHDTYGMPTIVTNCSNNYGPYQFPEKLIPLFINNICHKKPLPVYGKGENVRDWLFVEDHARAIDIIFHNGKIAETYNIGGFNEWKNIDIIKVVIKTVDKLLGRAEGEDLNLITYVTDRLGHDARYAIDSTKLQKELGWEPSLQFEEGIEKTVKWYLENQEWLDNITSGDYEKYYEKMYGNK
- the rfbC gene encoding dTDP-4-dehydrorhamnose 3,5-epimerase, yielding MGKFKFIDTEIEGVKIIEPTVFGDARGYFMETYSEKEFAENGIDVKFVQDNESRSKKGVLRGLHFQKQNPQGKLVRVLEGEVFDVAVDLRKASKTFGKWVGVTLSAENKKQFYIPEGFAHGFAVLSETATFVYKCTRLYAPGDEGGLMWNDPQIGIQWPVSEDFKPLLSEKDTKNPTLANLDWTF
- a CDS encoding low molecular weight phosphotyrosine protein phosphatase, which encodes MKNILVLCTGNVCRSPTAEYLLRKSLEGVDCIVQSAGMGAVVDSPAEPMAQKVALSHGLDISAHRSRQVTMDMLKWADLVLVMEKAQKIHLLERYSWLDGKVFCYGDSIKVDVPDPHGRPESAFVMAWNFIEKLTPYWAQKISHHEE
- a CDS encoding Wzz/FepE/Etk N-terminal domain-containing protein gives rise to the protein MAIEKKTIPVSTKNPWLDLLEDLWKNKLLVFSFTFVFGIIGIVVALWIRPMYEASALIQVKTKGGSLSAMLGDVGSLLGMGGSSAETEIQLMQSRRILEELIDSLGLHNEANPTETIDRFLRKEGRVDIRYMKLPDSSAVAPEIRSKPWVLIADDSLNFSFYDADMSKVLSCSKGKLCSAPYHGDSVSILVSVMDVKAGQKFNVTQKMMVRAVNAVLQNLSISEAAKKTGLLHVSFQHQYMDKAVTVVDSLTSIYLRLNEEFSSSDMKNTLELLEDQLPIARKTLDSLMLKLNEYREKIGSADIAAETKITLESQVKLQQQIILLEQMREEKARLFDASHPQIVTMDRQIASLKREMAKANSQTKKLPETQQKILTMTAEAQFAQTAYSDLLKRVEQLRLLVAGSAESAQIVDHAVADPKPVKPKRKMIVLAFIFAGFCAAFGFISLRKKMKGVIDPFLVSKATGLSVYSLIAKGEKESLEGLHTLQLSLELESYDKNRILCFTGLLPHVGCSFVAAQMAKLFAESGKKVLLIDADLQKGNLGSLFGFEPAEGLVDVLAGKKSISAVVKTTQTPGLDLLLCGYHLLCSEGVLGTKKFANFIKLVRESYDIVILDTPSLQKTMDVSVVSRELDEIVLILEYGRHSMDSILEGVSLLSKTSTLSKVIAFNKCVLPQKKKI
- a CDS encoding mannose-1-phosphate guanylyltransferase/mannose-6-phosphate isomerase, translated to MINLILCGGCGTRLWPVSRTLMPKQFAKLFDGSSLFQGTVVTNSVACESQYVISNAEQYFLAKDQLSELPECGHDPRFMLEPVGRNTAPAIALACLSLDPNAVVLVSPSDHVIRKKEAYLKALEKAEKFAEEGSLVTFGITPTSPETGYGYIEADGENVKRFVEKPNLEKAKEYLQSGNFYWNSGIFCFKVSTFLSELEKYAPDMFIACKAALANAKKENQLLRVNYEDMMAIPANSIDYAVMEKSKKVKVVPSDIGWSDLGSFDALYGEYPHDEAGNNVNPKHIPVGTTNSLVIGQQRMVATIDLDKMLVVDTPDALLVAPLASSQKVKSVVEKLKFKKSPLTDVPQTVSRPWGTYSVLDDNERYKIKRIVVKPGKRLSLQKHLHRSEHWVVVSGTATCTVGEKIFYVRPNESTYIPVGEVHRLQNDGKLPLVIVEVQVGEYTGEDDIIRIQDDFRRS
- a CDS encoding FKBP-type peptidyl-prolyl cis-trans isomerase; this encodes MPKNRFFAFLLLLPICLWAIPYEVVTVKEGSGEPIQNGQLIRVHYKSFLADSAMTMFDNSYDRGEPLEFSLGAGQVIPGWERGLLGMKIGEIRKLSIPYQLAYGDREIGPIPPRSDLYFEVELVSAEPPLEPDNFADSKKAKWKKLENGVQYWDEKVGAGTQATQGTRIQTHYTGWIASGRKFSSSKDFGKPLTTILGGGRLINGWEVGLDGMMPGTVRWLKISPSMGYGAKSYSTIPPNSTLVFRVEMLNVEVDEALAETMDFFPDVEKLDLKDGPEGLKYSIIREGQGEPIHAGENARVHYTGFLSDGKKFDSSRERGQIFNFPLGKGNVIRGWDLGVEGMLPGEKRVLVIPPELGYGNRGGGPIPSNATLVFVVEYMGPDDSSAESTTDSTAN